The following coding sequences are from one Neovison vison isolate M4711 chromosome X, ASM_NN_V1, whole genome shotgun sequence window:
- the PBDC1 gene encoding protein PBDC1 isoform X2, translating into METTSGTAEPVSGELASVAHALSLPAESYGNDPDIEMAWAMKAMQHAEVYYKLISSVDPQFLKLTKVDDQIYSEFRENFEKLRIDVLDPEELKSESAKEPPGYNFWQLKLLGTEKAITKQFTPVFMTKKKRKKATMEERKELTVDGQKRKETSEKEKKQKPTKEKKKRKEPTKKLARVVKQLCKVDKE; encoded by the exons ATGGAGACGACCAGTGGAACTGCTGAGCCG GTTTCCGGGGAACTGGCGTCTGtggcacatgctctttctcttccaGCCGAGTCTTATGGCAACGAT CCTGATATTGAGATGGCTTGGGCCATGAAAGCAATGCAGCATGCTGAAGTCTACTACAAG CTGATTTCATCAGTTGACCCACAGTTCCTGAAACTCACCAAAGTGGATGACCAAATCTATTCTGAGTTTCGGGAAAATTTTGAGAAACTCAGGATAGATGTGTTGGATCCAGAAGAGCTCAAATCAGAATCAGCTAAAGAG CCCCCAGGATACAATTTTTGGCAATTGAAATTGCTCGGAACCGAGAAGGCTATAACAAAGCAGTTTACACCAGTGTTCATgacaaagaagaagagaaagaaggcaaccatggaagagagaaaggaactgaCGGTGGACgggcagaagagaaaggagacatcagagaaagagaaaaaacaaaaaccaacaaaggagaagaaaaagagaaaggagccgACAAAGAAATTAGCAAGAGTGGTGAAACAGCTATGTAAGGTAGACAAGGAATAG
- the PBDC1 gene encoding protein PBDC1 isoform X1, protein METTSGTAEPVSGELASVAHALSLPAESYGNDPDIEMAWAMKAMQHAEVYYKLISSVDPQFLKLTKVDDQIYSEFRENFEKLRIDVLDPEELKSESAKEKWRPFCLKFDGIVEDFNYGTLLRLDCSQGYTEENTIFAPRIQFLAIEIARNREGYNKAVYTSVHDKEEEKEGNHGREKGTDGGRAEEKGDIREREKTKTNKGEEKEKGADKEISKSGETAM, encoded by the exons ATGGAGACGACCAGTGGAACTGCTGAGCCG GTTTCCGGGGAACTGGCGTCTGtggcacatgctctttctcttccaGCCGAGTCTTATGGCAACGAT CCTGATATTGAGATGGCTTGGGCCATGAAAGCAATGCAGCATGCTGAAGTCTACTACAAG CTGATTTCATCAGTTGACCCACAGTTCCTGAAACTCACCAAAGTGGATGACCAAATCTATTCTGAGTTTCGGGAAAATTTTGAGAAACTCAGGATAGATGTGTTGGATCCAGAAGAGCTCAAATCAGAATCAGCTAAAGAG AAGTGGAGGCCATTTTGCTTGAAGTTTGACGGGATTGTAGAAGACTTCAATTATGGTACTTTGTTGCGACTGGATTGTTCCCAGGGCTACACTGAGGAAAACACCATCTTTG CCCCCAGGATACAATTTTTGGCAATTGAAATTGCTCGGAACCGAGAAGGCTATAACAAAGCAGTTTACACCAGTGTTCATgacaaagaagaagagaaagaaggcaaccatggaagagagaaaggaactgaCGGTGGACgggcagaagagaaaggagacatcagagaaagagaaaaaacaaaaaccaacaaaggagaagaaaaagagaaaggagccgACAAAGAAATTAGCAAGAGTGGTGAAACAGCTATGTAA